DNA from Trueperaceae bacterium:
GGCGAGCTGGTGGAGCGGCTCTACGCCGAGCTGGTGGGTGCGCCGCGGGTCGGTCGGGCCGTCAAGGTGGCGGACCGGACCGTCAAGGCGTCGCCCTTCGAGCACCTGCCCAACGTCGCCACGGGCCTCCTGACCGGCCTGCTCGAGGCGCTCGCCGCGCCGCCCTACTCCGGCAGCGCCGACCTGCCCGTGCTGGCGGCCGCCCTGCAACTGGAGGTCGACGACCTGTTCCCCGTCGCGGACGCGCTGCAGCTGCTCGGCCTGGCCCACCTCGTCGAGGGCGACCTCGTCATCTCCGAGCTGGGCGAGCGCTTCGTGGACGCCGACGTCGACGAGCGCAAGGCCCTCTTCGCCGAGCAGCTCAGGGCCAGGATCGGCCTGGTGGGGCACGTGTTGCAGGTGTTGGCCGAGCGTGCCGACCACCACGCCCCCTACTCGCGCTTCAGCTCGGAGCTCGAGGACCACCTGGCGCCCGCGGCGGCGGAGGAGACGCTGCGCACGGCCATCACCTGGGGCCGGTACGCCGAGCTGTTCAGCTACGACGACCGCGCTCAGATGCTTGGCCTGGAAGACGTGACGGCGTGAGCGCCCGCCCGGCGGGGCGGGGCTTCAGGGAGCCCGTCAACGCCGGCACGCACCTGGCGGGCGCCGTCGTCGCGGCCGTGGCCACCGCCGCGCTCGCCCTCCTGGCGCGCGACCGGCCGCTGGCGCAGGCCGCGTTCCTCGTGTTCGGGGCCTCGTCGGTCGCGCTGTTCGGCGCCAGCACCCTGCTGCACGCCGTGTGGGCCGGCCCGCGCCTCGCGCGGTGGCTCAGGCGGCTCGATCACGGCGCCATCTACCTGCTCATCGCGGGCTCGTACACCCCCGTGACGCTCGTGGCGGTGCGGCCGGTGAACCCCGCCCTCGCCTGGTGGCTCTTCGGGCTCGCGTGGCTGCTGGCCGCCCTCGGCCTCGTCTTCAAGGCGTTCTGGCTCGGCGCGCCCCGCTGGTTGAGCACCGCCCTCTACGTCGGCATGGGCTGGCTGGTGGTCGTCGCGTTAGGGCCGGTGGCTCGCGCCTTGGGGCCGGCCAACCTGACGTGGTTGGTGCTCGGCGGCGCGTTCTACACGGTCGGCGCCGTCGTCTACGCCACGAAGCGCCCACGCCTTGTGCCCGGCGTCTTCGGCTTCCACGAGCTGTGGCACCTGTTCGTGCTGGCCGGTTGGGGGTGTCACCTGGTGATGATGCTGCGCCTCGCGACCGCCGTCTGAGCGGGCAGCGGGCGCGCCGGCCCGGCCGGCGCGCCGGATCGGCCGGCGCCCGGCGCCCGGCGCGCCCGCACGTCAGAAGCGCTCGGTGATCGTCTTCATCTCCACGAAGTTGCGCAGGTAGTCTGGGCCGCCCGCCTTGGTGTTCGAGCCCGACATCTTGAAGCCGCCGAACGGCTGCACGCCCACCAGCGCGCCCGTGATCTTGCGGTTCAGGTAGAGGTTGCCGGCCTGGAACTCGGCGCGCGCCCTGGCGAGGTTCTCGCGGCTGCCGCTGAACACCCCGCCCGTCAGCGCGTAGGCGCTCGCGTTGGCGATCTCGAGGGCGTGAGCGAAGTCGCGCGCGCGGATGACGGCCACGACGGGTCCGAAGATCTCGTCGCAAGCGATGGTCGCGCTTGGCGCCACGTCGGCGAAGACGGTGGGCTTCACGTACCAGCCGTCGCCCGGCGCGGCCTCGCCCCCCGTCACGAGGCGCGCCTCTCGCTTGCCCGCCTCCACGTAACCGAGCACCTTCTGGTACTGGCGCTCGTTGATGACGGCCGTGACGTCGTGGTTCTCGTCGGCGGGACCGACACTGAGCCGCTCGGTGAGCTCCTTGACGCGCGCCAGCAGCTCGTCGTGCACCTTGTCGACGACTATGAGGCGGCTCATGGCCGAGCACTTCTGGCCCTGGAAGCCGAAGGCGCTCGCGACGGCCGCCCGCGCCGCCTCCTCCAGGTCGGCCGTCTCGTCGACGATGAGCGCGTCCTTGCCGCCCATCTCGAGGAAGGTGCGCTTGAGCCAGGTCTGGCCCGGCTGCACCTTGGCGGCGCGCTCGTAGATGCGCACGCCCGTGGCGACGGAACCCGTGAAGTTGATGAAGCGCGTGCGCGGGTGGTCGACGAGCGCGTCGCCCAGCACGGCGTCCTCGCCCGTCAGGAGGTTGATGACGCCGGGCGGGAAGCCCGCCTCGGCCACGAGCTCCATGAACTTGGCGGCGATGACGGGGGTGGCGGGGGAGGGCTTCAGGATCACCGTGTTGCCGACCACCACTGGGCCCACGGTGGTGCCAACCAGGATGGCGAGCAGGAAGTTCCAGGGCGGGATCACCACGCCGACGCCCATGGGCTGGAAGAGGGTCACGTTCTCCTCGCCCGGATGGTCGTGAGTGGGCAGCGGCTCCGCGAGCGGCAGCGCCGTGCGGGCGTAGTACTCGCAGAAGTCGATCGCCTCCGCCACGTCGGCGATGGCCTCCAGGTAGTTCTTGGACGCCTCGAACACCAGCCAGGCCGCGAGCTCCTCGCGCCGGCGCCGCATGATGGCCGCCAGCTTCACGAGCAGGCGTGCGCGCTCGGCCATGCTCCAGCGCGACCACGAGTCGTACGCCGCCCAGGCGGCGTCCATGGCGCGGTCGATCTCGGCGGGACCCGCCGCGGCGGCGCGGCCCACCAGGCGTCGCTTGTGCGACGGGTCGAACGACTCGAGCCAGGCGCCGGTGGTGACCGCGGCGCCGCCTATGGTGAGCGGGTAGTCGCGACCCAACCGCCCCGCGACGTCCGCCACGGCGGCCTTGAAGCTCGCCAGCGTGGCCGGATCTGTGAAGTCGGCGAACGGTTCGTTCGTGTAAGGCGTGAAGAGCATGTCAGTCCCTCCCTTGGACGGTGGGCGGGCCGCGCCGCGACCGCGGCCCTGGCGGCTCGGGGCGCCTCAGCCGAACAGGCCGCGCGCCACGAAGGCGAGGTTGGCGGGGCGCTCCGCGAGGCGCCGGCTGAAGTAGCCGTACCAGTCGGCGCCGAACGGCACGTAGACGCGCACCGGGTGCCCGGCGGCGGCCAGGCGCTCCTGCAGGTGCGGCCTCACGCCGAAGAGCATCTGGACCTCGTAGCGGTCGGCGCCCAAGCGCGCGCCCCGCACGAACGCCAGGAGCTCGCGCAGCAGCGCCTCGTCGTGCGTGGCGATGTTCAGCTTGAGGCCGGCGTCAAGCGCCCCGTAGGCCAGCTCGCGGTAGGCGGCCTCGATGCCGCCCACGTCCTGGAGCGCGTCGGCGGGCGCCTCGCGGTAGGCGCCCTTGACCAGCCTGAGCGCACCGTGGCCACCCAGCTCGGCGTCGAGCGCCACGAGCCGTTCGAGGTCGTGCGGGGTGCGGTGCAGGTAGCTCTGCAGCACCGTGCTGACGTGGCGGTGCCCGGCGCGGTGGAGGCGCTCGTACAGGTCGAGGGTGCGGTCGACGTACGGCACGTTCTCCATGTCTAGGCAGACGTGGCCGCCCAGGCCGCCGACCAGCCCGGCGATGCCGTCGGCCAGCTCGAAGGCCAGCTCGGTCGAGACGCCGAGGCCCAGCTGGGTGGGTTTCACGCTCAGGTACGGTTCCACCCCGGCGGCGTGCGCGGTCCGCACGCCCGCCTCGACGGCGGAGGCGGAGGCGCGCGCCGCCGCCTCGTCGGCGACGAACTCGCCCAACAGGTCGAGGATGACGCGCCGTCCGCTGCGCTGCAGCGCGAGCAGGGCCGGGACGGCGGCGGCGGCGTCCTCGCCCGCCACGAAGCGCCCCACGCCCACGCGCCAACCGTGACGTTGGAAGGTCGACCGCACGAGGGGGGCGTCCGCGATGGCTAGGGTCAGTTGCCGGTAGAGGGTGGCGGTGTTCATGGCGTCGGTTCGATTCTACCCGTGCCGAAGGCGCGTCCCGGCGTCCCCCCCGACCCGAGTAAACATTCGAACAGTGACCACGGCGAGGCCGCTGCTAACTTGGTGCCAGCGCGTGACGGCGCGCGCGACCCGCCCGGTAAGGACGGCCGCGCCGCCCGGCCGCGAGGAGGATGCGCCGCCGATGCCGAGTGCTGGCCCCATGTCACCACAAGGTCGCTCCCGAACCGGAGCCGCCCGATGAGGCTCTACTGCGTCCGTCACGGCGAGACGGACTGGAACCTGGTCGAGGCGCGCGGCGCGAAGGGGTGGGCCAAGGACTTCGCCCCGCTCACCGCGCTGGGGCGGTTGCAGATCGACACCATCGCCCGCGACTACCGGCTGCAGGAGGCGGAGGCCATCCTGTGCAGCACCTACACGAGGGCGCTGGAGTCGGCCGCGCTGCTCAGCCGAGCCATCAACAAGCCGCTCTACGTCGAGCACGACCTCCACGAGTGGTTGCCCCAGAAGGACCCGTTCGGCGAGATCGACCCCGGCTCGTTCGAGCGCGCGCGCCAGAGCCTGTCCGGCACGCGCATCGAGGAGGACGCCCCGTGGGAGTCCCTCGACGAGGTGCGTAGCCGCGTCATCGCGGTGCTGCGCCGCTACCGCCGCTTCGAGACGTTGGTGGTGGTCACGCACGGGGTGGTCATCGGCAGCCTGGTGGGGGTGCAACGCCTCGTCGACCACGCAGAGATCGTGCCGTTCGACCTGGACCTCGACAGCCCCATCCAGGTGGGGGCCGGCCCCCACAGGGTGGCGCGGTGAGCGCCGGGAAGGCGCTGCCCTCCGACGCCGTCCTGACGGGCGAGCTGGTTCGCCTCGAGCCGCTCACGTGGGAGCACGTGCCGGCGCTGCTCGAGATTGCCTACGCGTACCCCGACGAGTTCCGCCTGACGTCCACGCCCACCAACGACGCGGAGGCGGAGGCGTACTTCGGCGCCGTCCTGCGGCAGCGCGCGGCCGGCGAGGCCCACCCCGTCGCCGTGGTCGACGGGGCCGGGCGGGTGGTCGGCACGAGCCGCCTCAGCGAGGTCAACTTCAAGCACCGGCGCTGCGAGCTGGGCTTCTCGTGGTACGACCCCGCCCTGTTCCAGAGCGGCGTCAACGTCGAGAGCAAGCTGCTGCTGCTGACGTTCGCCTTCGAGGCGCTCGGCCTCCTGCGGGTGCAGATCCACACCGACACCCGCAACGTGCGCTCGCAGCGCGCCATCCTGGCCCTCGGCGCCCGCTTCGAGGGGGTGTTGCGCCGCCACCAGGTGGCCAAGGACGGCTACGTGCGCGACACCATGGTGTACGCCATCACCGACCTCGACTGGCCCGAGGTCGAGGCGCGCCTGCGCGAGCGGCTCGCCAGGCGCCTCGCGCGCTCAGGCCACGCCGCCTGAGGGGCGCCGCCCTCCGGCCTGCCCCGTCAGCGGATGCCGTGGAGGATCTCGTCGAGGCCCTGCGGGTCCGTGATGAAGACCTCCTTGGGCCGCGTCTCGATGACGCCCTCGGCCTCCAGCGCCTTCAGGGCGCGCGTGACCGTCTCGCGCGACGTGCCCGCCAGGTTCGCCAGCTCCTGGTGCGTCAGCCGCACCAGCGCCCGCTCCGCCTCGTGCTCCACGACGCCGCCCTCGTAGAGGCGCAGCAGCACGTAGGCCACGCGCCCCTGGGCGTCCTTGTACGAGAGGATCTGCGACTCGTCGTCCATGCCGCGCAACCGCTCGGCCAGCGTGGCGTTGAGGTTGAGGCTGATGGTGGGGTAGTCGGCGATGAGCTTGCGGAAGTCGTCGTTGAAGAGCAGGTAGGCGCTCACCTCGCCGAGCGTGATGGCCGTCGCGCTCCGCGAGGCCTCGCCCAAGAGCGCCATCTCGCCGAAGTAGGCGGGGGGCTGCAGGATGGCCAGCGTCTTCTCGTGGCCGCCCAGGTCGATCTTGGAGAGCTTCACCAGCCCGGCCTCGAGGATGTACAGCGCCTCGCCCTTGTCGCCCTCCTGGAACACCGTGGTGTTGGCCTCGTACACCCTCTTGCGCACGGCCGCCGCCGCGATCTCCAGCGCCCGCTCCGGCGCGCCGCGGAAGAGAGGAACTCGGCTCAACAGCTGATGGAGGGATCGGTCCGGGTTGCTCACGCACGCTCCACTTCGGGCGGGGCGGGGGTCGTAAGGCCCCCAGGGACGGGTGTCACTCGCTGGCCCGTATAGTAACCCCGTGACTCATGTCGTGGCGGCTCGCGGCCTCGAGCGGCGCTTCAGGGCGCCGGGCGGCGACGTGGAGGTGCTGGCGGGGGCGTCCCTGGCGTTGGCGGAGGGGGAGGTGGCCGCCGTGCTCGGCCCCTCCGGTTCGGGCAAGAGCACGCTGCTCCACCTGCTAGGTGGGTTGGATCAGCCGGACGCCGGCGAGATCTACTGGGGCGACTTCCCCGTCCACCTCCACGCGCCGCGGGAGCTGGCGGCCCGCCGCGCTCGGTACGTCGGCCTGATCTTCCAGAACCACTACCTGCTGCCCGACTTCACGCTCCTCGAGAACGTGGCCATGCCGAGCCGCATCGTCGGCGCGCCGGACGAGGCGCGGGCGCGCGGCCTCCTCGAGCGCGTGGGGTTGGGCGCGCGCCTCGACTTCCCGCCGACGCGGGTCTCGGGCGGCGAGAGGCAGCGCGCGGCCGTGGCGCGCGCGCTCGCCCTGAGCCCGCGGCTCCTGCTGGCGGACGAGCCCACCGGCTCCCTCGATCACGCCCGCGCCGAGGAGGTGTTCGAGCTGCTGCTCACGCTGGCCGCCGAGGAGGGCGCCGCCGTGGTGGTCGTCACGCACGACGAGCGCCTCGTGGCGCGGCCCGGGGTGGCCCGGTTGCGCCTCGAGGACGGCAGGCTGGTGCCGGGCGCGCGGTCGCCGGCGGCGGCCGTCGGCGCGGTCGGCTGACGCCCGCGCGGACCGGCGCGCCTTGGTTCAGACGTTGCGCAGTCGCGGGTCCATGAGGTCGCGCACGGCGTCGCCGAGCAGGTTGAAACCCACCACGGCCAGGAAGATGCCCAGCCCGGGGAAGATCGACATCCACGGTGCCCGCAGGAACTGCGAGAAGCCGTCGCGGATCATGAGGCCCCATTCGGGCGCCGGAGGTTGGGCGCCGAGCCCCAGGAAACCGAGGGCCGCCACGTCGAGGATGGCGGTGCCGATGCTCAAGGTGAGCTGCACGATCAAGGGCGCCATGGAGTTGGGCAGCACGTGCTTGAACACGACCCTGAAGCCGCCCGACCCGAGCGCGCTGGCCGCCTGCACGTACTCCGACTGCCGCACCTGCATGACGACCGACCTGACGATGCGCGTGTAGATCGGGACCTGGGTGATGGAGATGGCGATGAGCGCGTTGGTCAGGTTGGGACCGAGCGTGGCCACGATGGCGATGGCGAGCAGGATGCCAGGGAACGCCAGGAGGATGTCGATGCACCACACGATGATGGTGTCGACCCACCCGCCCACGTAACCGGCCAGCAGGCCGAGGATGGTGCCGGCCACCACGGCGAACGCAACGGCGATGAGCCCGACGCGGAGGCTGATGCGACCGCCGTGCAGCACGCGCGTGAAGATGTCGCGGCCCAGCTCGTCGGCCCCGAACCAGCGCTCGGCGGACGGGGGGCTGAGGCGCGCCCGCAGGTCGCGGTCGCGGGTGGCGTCGTAGGGCTTGATGAGCGGCGCGAGGAGCGACACGATCACGAGGAACAGCACGACGGCGAGGCCGAGCACGCCGGTGGGGTGGCGCCGGAAGCGGCGGAACAGGTCGGCCGCGCCCCTGCGCGGCGCGAGGTCGTCGGTGGTCGCGGTGGCGGTGGTCATGAGTACTGGATCCTCGGGTCGATGAGGGAGTAGGAGAGGTCCACCAGGAGGTTGACGACCACGAACAGGACCGCCACGAAGATCACGCCCCCCTGGATGATGGGGTAGTCGCGGGCCGAGATGCCGTCGTAGACCCAGCGGCCTATGCCGGGCCAACTGAAGACCGTCTCGGTGAGGATGGCACCGGACAGGAGCGTGCCGAAGCTGAGGCCGATGACGGTGACGACCGGGAGGAGCGCGTTCCTGAGCGCGTGCCTGCGCACCACGCGGAGCTCCGAGATCCCCTTGGCGCGCGCCGTGCGGACGTAGTCCTGACCGAGCACCTCGAGCATGGCCGAGCGCGTCATGCGCACCACGATGGCGAGCGGGAT
Protein-coding regions in this window:
- the pruA gene encoding L-glutamate gamma-semialdehyde dehydrogenase, which codes for MLFTPYTNEPFADFTDPATLASFKAAVADVAGRLGRDYPLTIGGAAVTTGAWLESFDPSHKRRLVGRAAAAGPAEIDRAMDAAWAAYDSWSRWSMAERARLLVKLAAIMRRRREELAAWLVFEASKNYLEAIADVAEAIDFCEYYARTALPLAEPLPTHDHPGEENVTLFQPMGVGVVIPPWNFLLAILVGTTVGPVVVGNTVILKPSPATPVIAAKFMELVAEAGFPPGVINLLTGEDAVLGDALVDHPRTRFINFTGSVATGVRIYERAAKVQPGQTWLKRTFLEMGGKDALIVDETADLEEAARAAVASAFGFQGQKCSAMSRLIVVDKVHDELLARVKELTERLSVGPADENHDVTAVINERQYQKVLGYVEAGKREARLVTGGEAAPGDGWYVKPTVFADVAPSATIACDEIFGPVVAVIRARDFAHALEIANASAYALTGGVFSGSRENLARARAEFQAGNLYLNRKITGALVGVQPFGGFKMSGSNTKAGGPDYLRNFVEMKTITERF
- a CDS encoding GNAT family N-acetyltransferase, whose product is MSAGKALPSDAVLTGELVRLEPLTWEHVPALLEIAYAYPDEFRLTSTPTNDAEAEAYFGAVLRQRAAGEAHPVAVVDGAGRVVGTSRLSEVNFKHRRCELGFSWYDPALFQSGVNVESKLLLLTFAFEALGLLRVQIHTDTRNVRSQRAILALGARFEGVLRRHQVAKDGYVRDTMVYAITDLDWPEVEARLRERLARRLARSGHAA
- a CDS encoding Crp/Fnr family transcriptional regulator, translating into MSRVPLFRGAPERALEIAAAAVRKRVYEANTTVFQEGDKGEALYILEAGLVKLSKIDLGGHEKTLAILQPPAYFGEMALLGEASRSATAITLGEVSAYLLFNDDFRKLIADYPTISLNLNATLAERLRGMDDESQILSYKDAQGRVAYVLLRLYEGGVVEHEAERALVRLTHQELANLAGTSRETVTRALKALEAEGVIETRPKEVFITDPQGLDEILHGIR
- a CDS encoding histidine phosphatase family protein, coding for MRLYCVRHGETDWNLVEARGAKGWAKDFAPLTALGRLQIDTIARDYRLQEAEAILCSTYTRALESAALLSRAINKPLYVEHDLHEWLPQKDPFGEIDPGSFERARQSLSGTRIEEDAPWESLDEVRSRVIAVLRRYRRFETLVVVTHGVVIGSLVGVQRLVDHAEIVPFDLDLDSPIQVGAGPHRVAR
- a CDS encoding proline dehydrogenase family protein is translated as MNTATLYRQLTLAIADAPLVRSTFQRHGWRVGVGRFVAGEDAAAAVPALLALQRSGRRVILDLLGEFVADEAAARASASAVEAGVRTAHAAGVEPYLSVKPTQLGLGVSTELAFELADGIAGLVGGLGGHVCLDMENVPYVDRTLDLYERLHRAGHRHVSTVLQSYLHRTPHDLERLVALDAELGGHGALRLVKGAYREAPADALQDVGGIEAAYRELAYGALDAGLKLNIATHDEALLRELLAFVRGARLGADRYEVQMLFGVRPHLQERLAAAGHPVRVYVPFGADWYGYFSRRLAERPANLAFVARGLFG
- a CDS encoding ABC transporter permease, whose translation is MTTATATTDDLAPRRGAADLFRRFRRHPTGVLGLAVVLFLVIVSLLAPLIKPYDATRDRDLRARLSPPSAERWFGADELGRDIFTRVLHGGRISLRVGLIAVAFAVVAGTILGLLAGYVGGWVDTIIVWCIDILLAFPGILLAIAIVATLGPNLTNALIAISITQVPIYTRIVRSVVMQVRQSEYVQAASALGSGGFRVVFKHVLPNSMAPLIVQLTLSIGTAILDVAALGFLGLGAQPPAPEWGLMIRDGFSQFLRAPWMSIFPGLGIFLAVVGFNLLGDAVRDLMDPRLRNV
- a CDS encoding ABC transporter ATP-binding protein produces the protein MTHVVAARGLERRFRAPGGDVEVLAGASLALAEGEVAAVLGPSGSGKSTLLHLLGGLDQPDAGEIYWGDFPVHLHAPRELAARRARYVGLIFQNHYLLPDFTLLENVAMPSRIVGAPDEARARGLLERVGLGARLDFPPTRVSGGERQRAAVARALALSPRLLLADEPTGSLDHARAEEVFELLLTLAAEEGAAVVVVTHDERLVARPGVARLRLEDGRLVPGARSPAAAVGAVG
- a CDS encoding hemolysin III family protein produces the protein MSARPAGRGFREPVNAGTHLAGAVVAAVATAALALLARDRPLAQAAFLVFGASSVALFGASTLLHAVWAGPRLARWLRRLDHGAIYLLIAGSYTPVTLVAVRPVNPALAWWLFGLAWLLAALGLVFKAFWLGAPRWLSTALYVGMGWLVVVALGPVARALGPANLTWLVLGGAFYTVGAVVYATKRPRLVPGVFGFHELWHLFVLAGWGCHLVMMLRLATAV